One window from the genome of Spiractinospora alimapuensis encodes:
- a CDS encoding MarR family winged helix-turn-helix transcriptional regulator has product MNTTVDSDRSDDETLPPIGLLLRTLDRRIDACFAHAVDSHGITRRQWQLLNTLAGGPTSRATLAAAVAPFLTPPAEETVLPHLTALVAEGLVHFDDDTYSLTTSGTRVLTTVAAEVRAIRERSVAGVPAEDYERTARTLRTMIDNLEVVG; this is encoded by the coding sequence ATGAATACAACTGTTGATAGCGATCGCAGCGACGACGAGACCCTTCCTCCGATCGGTCTGCTACTCCGCACACTGGACCGCCGCATCGACGCGTGCTTCGCCCACGCGGTGGACTCCCACGGCATCACCCGACGTCAGTGGCAGCTCCTCAACACGCTCGCCGGCGGCCCCACGTCCCGGGCGACGCTGGCCGCGGCAGTGGCCCCGTTCCTCACACCACCCGCCGAGGAGACGGTGCTCCCCCACCTCACCGCGCTCGTCGCCGAGGGACTCGTCCACTTCGACGACGACACATACTCACTGACGACGAGCGGCACACGGGTCCTCACCACCGTCGCCGCCGAGGTGCGGGCGATCCGCGAGCGGTCGGTGGCGGGTGTCCCGGCGGAGGACTACGAACGCACGGCGCGGACTCTGCGCACCATGATCGACAACCTGGAGGTCGTCGGATAG
- a CDS encoding MFS transporter, which translates to MTEVAQRRAIPRSLWAILGLFAIVMTLGGSDMTKVTVALPAIGEDLGLGPLQALWTADVYALTAGMMIIPAAVLADRFGRKRLYLIGLGIAISGAMVAGATSVPEMLLLARAGQGVGAAMLIAGTVAIIRVTFPGLRLRAVAYGVWSASFGVGSALGPLLGGGLVELAGWRWVFWINVVLFVLCVVLARAVLEESHNPDAPSLDVPSAVYSAVAVGLLVVGLKGAAQPDSTTALSAAAIVAGAVVGVVFLARQLRLARPFLDVRLFTNRLLAASTATIAATTGIFNGVLYVLTQRLQIIDEQSAVEAGITLVPLAAACAVGGLLGPALQRGLSPQHVIVTGLALASGGALFVMNGATQTVAMVLLGLGAGIVMAIAANALMSAAPHHRTADAGAIQESAFAVGAGAGIATVGALAIFLGTRETARMSLTAIYGPGAEAAIGLGAFLYTFVAIGAGLTILSTSREDLNA; encoded by the coding sequence ATGACAGAGGTAGCCCAGCGGAGAGCCATCCCCCGGAGCCTCTGGGCCATCTTGGGGCTGTTCGCCATCGTGATGACCCTCGGCGGCTCGGACATGACCAAGGTGACGGTGGCGCTGCCCGCCATCGGCGAGGACCTGGGACTCGGCCCCCTCCAGGCGCTCTGGACCGCGGACGTCTACGCACTCACCGCCGGAATGATGATCATCCCGGCCGCGGTCCTCGCTGACCGGTTCGGTCGCAAACGCCTCTACCTGATCGGGCTCGGCATCGCCATCTCCGGCGCGATGGTGGCGGGTGCCACCTCGGTACCGGAGATGCTGCTCCTGGCCCGTGCCGGGCAAGGTGTCGGTGCGGCCATGTTGATCGCCGGAACAGTGGCGATCATCCGGGTGACCTTTCCGGGCCTGCGACTGCGCGCCGTGGCCTACGGGGTCTGGTCCGCGAGCTTCGGCGTCGGCTCTGCCCTGGGCCCCCTGCTCGGAGGTGGCCTGGTCGAGCTGGCCGGCTGGCGGTGGGTGTTCTGGATCAACGTGGTGCTGTTCGTCCTCTGCGTGGTGCTCGCCCGAGCCGTGTTGGAGGAGTCCCACAACCCCGACGCCCCCAGCCTCGACGTCCCGAGTGCCGTCTACTCCGCCGTCGCCGTGGGGCTCCTCGTGGTCGGCCTCAAGGGGGCGGCGCAGCCGGACTCCACCACCGCCCTCAGCGCCGCGGCGATCGTGGCGGGTGCCGTCGTCGGCGTCGTCTTCCTGGCCCGTCAGCTCCGACTCGCGCGCCCGTTCCTGGACGTGCGCCTGTTCACGAACCGTCTCCTGGCCGCCTCGACCGCGACGATCGCCGCTACCACCGGCATTTTCAACGGGGTCCTGTACGTGTTGACCCAGCGTCTCCAAATCATCGACGAACAGTCGGCGGTGGAGGCGGGGATCACCCTGGTCCCCCTCGCCGCGGCCTGCGCGGTCGGGGGCCTGCTGGGCCCGGCGTTGCAGCGCGGTCTCTCCCCACAACACGTCATCGTCACCGGCCTGGCCCTCGCTTCCGGTGGCGCCCTGTTCGTCATGAACGGGGCCACCCAGACCGTGGCGATGGTCCTGCTGGGGCTCGGCGCCGGGATCGTCATGGCCATCGCCGCCAACGCCCTGATGAGCGCGGCCCCCCACCATCGCACCGCCGACGCCGGAGCCATCCAGGAGAGCGCGTTCGCCGTCGGCGCCGGCGCCGGCATCGCCACCGTCGGAGCACTCGCGATCTTCCTGGGCACACGCGAGACGGCGCGGATGAGCCTCACCGCCATCTACGGCCCGGGAGCCGAGGCCGCCATCGGCCTCGGCGCGTTCCTCTACACGTTCGTCGCGATCGGCGCGGGCCTCACCATCCTCAGCACGAGCCGCGAGGACCTGAACGCTTGA
- a CDS encoding M48 family metallopeptidase → MATTPDRTRVRLSDISSRAYEHPADRGALVALRSLKGFDELFKRFTGVLSRRSLRLLHLASAVRASERQFPELHDYVRDAAYVLDMKDVPELYVRMDPRPNAMAIGMDKPFIVVTTGLFDLLDPEEQRFVIGHEVGHILSGHAVYRTMLIFLINLAARVAWVPFGYIGLRAIILALEEWFRKSELSCDRAGVLAGQDPEAGKRALMKIAGGSRLAEMNSDAMLEQAREYDSSGDALDSVLKLLNMSGHTHPFAVIRLAELDRWLKDGSYQRILDGEYPRRDSDRDASIGEEAREAANSYKESWERSSDPLAGTVRDFFGSAANAGGKLFDTVADRWKNAGRRDSDGTPSS, encoded by the coding sequence ATGGCCACAACACCCGATCGCACCCGCGTCCGGCTCTCCGATATCTCCTCCCGCGCCTACGAGCATCCCGCCGACCGCGGCGCGCTCGTGGCACTGCGTTCACTCAAGGGGTTCGATGAGCTGTTCAAGCGGTTCACCGGGGTTCTGAGTCGGCGTTCGCTGCGACTACTCCACCTGGCCAGTGCGGTCCGGGCGAGCGAACGCCAGTTCCCGGAGCTCCACGACTACGTCCGCGACGCAGCCTATGTGCTCGACATGAAGGACGTCCCGGAACTCTACGTCCGTATGGACCCTCGCCCCAACGCCATGGCGATCGGGATGGACAAACCGTTCATCGTGGTCACCACGGGCCTGTTCGACCTGTTGGATCCCGAGGAGCAGCGTTTCGTCATCGGCCACGAGGTGGGGCACATTCTCAGTGGTCACGCGGTCTACCGCACCATGCTCATCTTCCTGATCAACCTCGCGGCGCGGGTCGCCTGGGTGCCCTTCGGCTACATCGGACTGCGCGCCATCATCCTCGCTCTGGAGGAGTGGTTCCGTAAGTCGGAGCTGTCCTGCGACCGTGCCGGCGTGCTGGCGGGACAGGACCCCGAGGCGGGCAAGCGGGCCCTGATGAAGATCGCGGGTGGGTCCCGGTTGGCGGAGATGAACAGCGACGCCATGCTGGAGCAGGCCCGCGAGTACGACTCCAGCGGCGACGCGCTGGACAGTGTGCTAAAGCTGTTGAACATGTCCGGTCACACCCACCCCTTCGCCGTGATCCGGCTCGCCGAGCTGGACCGTTGGCTGAAAGACGGCTCCTACCAGCGGATCCTGGACGGGGAGTACCCGCGACGGGATTCCGACCGGGACGCGTCCATCGGTGAGGAGGCCCGTGAGGCGGCCAACTCCTACAAGGAGTCGTGGGAGCGCAGCTCCGACCCGCTGGCGGGGACGGTGCGCGACTTCTTCGGCAGTGCGGCCAACGCCGGTGGCAAGCTCTTCGACACGGTCGCCGACCGGTGGAAGAACGCGGGCCGGCGGGACTCCGACGGCACTCCCAGTTCCTGA
- a CDS encoding LysR family transcriptional regulator: MIDARLQLLIAVSEYKTVTAAAEALYRSPSGVSKQLKELAAELDIDLLERQGRRVRLTPAGQRLVNHARALNAQWETALSDTAAAARQLCGPVTIGSFPTGISSLVTPTVSQLRTRHGSLRPLVVETYSREVLVALESGAIDVGLFVAEEATSRIEDSHIDVCDLMDDPIDLLIPHDHPFNDRERVALVDAAHEEWITGQSHQDSYAELLAATRAVGYSPRVAHYAQELTAVTALVAAGLGIAAVPRIAMTISHPNVNQIALAGRDVPRRRILLAMRRGSAENPRIEAVVAALRERIADLRRDQ, from the coding sequence ATGATTGACGCTCGGCTCCAACTGCTGATCGCCGTGAGCGAGTACAAGACCGTCACCGCCGCGGCCGAGGCCCTCTACCGAAGCCCGTCCGGAGTCTCCAAGCAGTTGAAGGAGCTCGCCGCCGAGCTGGATATCGACCTGCTCGAACGGCAGGGGCGGCGGGTGCGCCTCACACCGGCCGGTCAGCGCCTGGTGAACCACGCCCGCGCGCTGAACGCCCAGTGGGAGACCGCCCTCAGCGACACGGCGGCCGCCGCTCGACAACTGTGCGGTCCCGTCACGATCGGGAGCTTCCCAACGGGCATCTCCTCCCTCGTCACACCGACGGTGAGCCAGTTGCGGACGCGGCATGGGAGTCTGCGGCCCCTGGTCGTGGAGACGTACTCACGTGAGGTGCTCGTCGCCCTGGAGTCGGGCGCGATCGACGTCGGGCTCTTCGTCGCGGAGGAGGCGACGAGTCGGATCGAGGACAGCCACATCGACGTCTGCGACCTCATGGATGACCCCATCGACCTCCTCATCCCGCATGACCACCCTTTCAACGACCGCGAACGGGTGGCCCTGGTGGACGCTGCGCACGAGGAGTGGATAACGGGCCAGTCGCACCAGGACTCCTACGCGGAGCTCCTCGCCGCGACGCGGGCGGTCGGGTACTCACCCCGGGTCGCCCACTACGCCCAGGAACTCACCGCCGTCACCGCGCTCGTCGCCGCCGGCCTCGGCATCGCCGCCGTCCCCCGGATCGCCATGACGATCTCCCACCCCAACGTCAACCAGATCGCCCTCGCCGGCCGCGACGTTCCCCGCCGCCGGATCCTCCTCGCGATGCGCCGAGGATCCGCCGAGAATCCCCGCATCGAAGCCGTGGTCGCGGCCCTACGGGAGCGCATCGCCGACCTACGCCGCGACCAGTGA
- a CDS encoding methyltransferase: MSSGTLDKELMGMITGYMPAFTIRAALQLGIPAAIGESTVTAAELARVTSTHEPSLIRMLRTLAALEVLVETMPGSFALAPRGRLLLPGVPGSQHDSAMVILDESMWGAWPILDQAIRTGESAFDCAFGTDYMTYTGYAEGSEIRDHVDQALIDETRAVAPFVVNAFDFRQYSTFVDIGGGSGALAAALIVAHPHLRGTVFDTDNGAALAPRLLTEAGVADRCEVRTGDFFTEVPVGDVFVCKSVLFNWANDEHVSTILDNCRWVIPDNGRLLLIEQMLPPTVDGSMPADVYVDDLNSVVSLGGRRRAEPEYRVLLSAAGFDMIVHPLPSAPYGYVMLEAVPI, translated from the coding sequence ATGTCGAGTGGCACGCTGGACAAGGAGCTGATGGGGATGATCACCGGCTACATGCCGGCGTTCACGATCAGAGCGGCGCTCCAACTGGGGATTCCGGCGGCGATCGGCGAGTCCACGGTGACGGCCGCCGAGTTGGCGCGTGTCACTTCGACCCACGAACCCTCACTCATCAGGATGCTGCGCACACTGGCCGCACTTGAGGTGCTCGTCGAGACCATGCCAGGGTCCTTCGCGCTGGCTCCGCGGGGACGGCTTCTCCTGCCGGGGGTTCCGGGGTCCCAGCACGACAGTGCCATGGTGATACTCGACGAGTCGATGTGGGGGGCGTGGCCGATCCTCGACCAGGCGATTCGGACCGGCGAATCCGCGTTTGATTGTGCCTTCGGCACTGACTACATGACCTACACCGGGTACGCGGAGGGCTCGGAGATTCGCGACCACGTTGACCAGGCCCTCATTGACGAAACGCGCGCCGTGGCCCCGTTCGTCGTCAACGCGTTTGACTTTCGGCAGTATTCGACCTTCGTCGACATCGGCGGGGGCAGCGGCGCTCTCGCCGCTGCCCTGATCGTCGCCCACCCACATCTCCGCGGCACAGTCTTCGACACTGACAACGGGGCCGCTCTCGCCCCACGGCTGCTAACGGAGGCTGGTGTCGCCGACCGCTGCGAGGTCCGGACCGGGGACTTCTTCACCGAGGTGCCGGTCGGAGACGTGTTCGTGTGCAAGAGCGTGCTGTTCAACTGGGCCAACGACGAGCACGTCTCGACGATCCTCGACAACTGTCGGTGGGTCATCCCGGACAACGGCCGGTTGTTGTTGATCGAGCAGATGCTTCCGCCGACCGTTGACGGATCGATGCCCGCCGACGTCTATGTCGACGACCTGAACTCCGTCGTTAGTCTGGGAGGGCGTCGACGAGCCGAGCCCGAGTACCGCGTGCTGCTGTCCGCGGCGGGTTTCGACATGATCGTCCACCCACTGCCGTCCGCGCCGTACGGCTACGTGATGCTCGAGGCCGTGCCCATCTGA
- a CDS encoding Uma2 family endonuclease translates to MTTLLDQLSAKVHQLADQLDGYKVEIVGGSIMMSPVRPVHGKTIVRLWTELEPQLNPEWALVTDVASPIAIADSELCPDLALIPEIEAAKNLSKFAPDLMELAIEVVSPGSVRRDYHEKARLYAQVAIPVYAIFDPYAALCTVHHAPDGAGYTRTERVAYGERVTLPSALGELGVDTATLPIDPGTRTDP, encoded by the coding sequence GTGACCACACTCTTGGACCAACTCAGCGCGAAGGTACATCAGCTCGCGGATCAGCTTGACGGCTACAAGGTCGAGATCGTCGGGGGAAGCATCATGATGAGCCCGGTCCGACCGGTTCACGGTAAGACGATCGTCCGGCTGTGGACCGAGCTGGAACCTCAACTGAATCCGGAGTGGGCACTGGTCACGGATGTGGCTTCCCCCATCGCCATCGCGGACTCGGAACTGTGCCCTGACCTGGCCCTCATACCCGAGATCGAGGCTGCCAAGAACCTCAGCAAGTTCGCGCCCGACCTGATGGAACTCGCGATCGAGGTCGTCTCCCCAGGCAGTGTTCGCCGGGACTATCACGAGAAGGCGCGTCTCTACGCCCAGGTCGCAATCCCGGTCTATGCCATTTTCGACCCGTACGCAGCGCTGTGTACGGTGCACCACGCTCCAGACGGAGCGGGGTACACGCGCACCGAACGCGTCGCCTACGGCGAGCGAGTGACGCTGCCCAGCGCCCTCGGAGAGCTCGGTGTGGACACCGCGACGCTACCGATCGATCCCGGGACGCGGACCGACCCCTAA
- the nadD gene encoding nicotinate-nucleotide adenylyltransferase: MSEEDTKRQPRRVGIMGGTFDPIHHGHLVAASEAASLFGLDQVVFVPAGKPYQKDDSEVSPAEHRYQMTVIATVSNPRFVVSRAEIDRTGPTYTIDTLRDFRDHYGRDTELFFITGADALGNILSWNSADELFQLAHFVGCNRPGHRLDDAGLPPGRVSLVEVPALAISSTECRERVRKGEPIWYLVPEGIVHYINKTGLYRH; the protein is encoded by the coding sequence GTGTCCGAGGAAGACACGAAGAGACAACCGCGGCGAGTCGGGATCATGGGTGGCACCTTCGACCCCATCCACCACGGCCACCTCGTCGCCGCCAGCGAGGCCGCCTCACTGTTCGGCCTCGACCAGGTGGTGTTCGTGCCCGCCGGCAAGCCCTACCAGAAGGACGACAGCGAGGTCAGCCCGGCCGAGCACCGGTACCAGATGACCGTCATCGCCACCGTGTCCAACCCACGCTTCGTCGTCAGCCGCGCCGAGATCGACCGGACCGGCCCCACCTACACCATCGACACCCTGCGCGACTTCCGCGACCACTACGGGCGCGACACCGAACTCTTCTTCATCACCGGCGCCGACGCGCTCGGCAACATCCTCAGCTGGAACAGCGCCGACGAGCTCTTCCAGCTCGCGCATTTCGTAGGCTGTAACCGACCCGGCCACCGGCTCGACGACGCGGGGCTTCCCCCCGGTCGTGTCAGCCTCGTGGAAGTCCCAGCGCTCGCCATCTCCTCTACCGAATGCCGAGAGCGGGTACGCAAGGGAGAACCCATCTGGTACCTCGTGCCAGAAGGTATCGTCCACTACATCAACAAGACCGGGCTCTACCGACACTGA
- a CDS encoding glutamate-5-semialdehyde dehydrogenase: protein MTDTEREVHEVAARAKRASHELAPLARAAKDAALFAIADALVANAESIVKANSEDVARAREGGQPEAMIDRLALSTDRVEAIADAVREVAELPDPVGEVVRGSTLPNGLELRQVRVPMGVVGVIYESRPNVTVDAAVLCLKSGNAALLRGSSSAYTSNTRLVEVMRAALADTDVPADAVQLVPGTGRESAHALMRARGLVDVLIPRGGRTLIQSVVTESTVPVIETGEGNCHVYVDKAADLDNALVITLNSKAQRVSVCNAAETLLVHRGVAEEFLPRLVSAMTERGVTLHGDERTINIIGSATPATEVDWATEYLSHDLAVRVVDSLAEAVEHIRRYSTGHTEAIVTDSTSAARQFVAQVDSAAVMVNASTRFTDGGEFGFGAEIGISTQKLHARGPMGLPEMTSTKYVITGDGHVRP, encoded by the coding sequence ATGACCGACACCGAGCGCGAGGTCCACGAGGTCGCTGCGCGGGCCAAGCGCGCTTCACACGAGCTCGCTCCGCTGGCCCGAGCAGCGAAGGACGCCGCGCTGTTCGCCATCGCCGACGCGCTGGTGGCCAACGCCGAGTCCATCGTCAAGGCCAACAGCGAGGACGTGGCCCGGGCCCGCGAGGGTGGTCAGCCGGAGGCGATGATCGACCGGCTCGCCCTCAGCACCGACCGTGTCGAGGCCATCGCCGACGCGGTCCGCGAGGTAGCCGAGCTCCCGGACCCGGTCGGGGAGGTCGTGCGGGGGAGCACCCTGCCCAACGGACTCGAACTACGTCAGGTGCGTGTCCCCATGGGCGTCGTCGGGGTGATCTACGAGAGCCGGCCCAACGTGACGGTCGACGCCGCGGTTCTGTGCCTCAAGAGCGGCAACGCCGCCCTGTTGCGTGGCTCCTCCTCGGCCTACACGTCCAACACCCGGCTGGTCGAGGTCATGCGGGCGGCGCTGGCCGACACCGACGTCCCGGCGGACGCCGTGCAGCTGGTGCCGGGAACCGGTCGTGAGTCCGCCCACGCCCTCATGCGGGCCCGTGGTCTCGTCGACGTTCTGATCCCGCGTGGCGGGCGTACCCTCATCCAGTCGGTGGTCACCGAGTCCACGGTTCCGGTCATCGAGACCGGTGAGGGCAACTGCCACGTCTACGTCGACAAGGCCGCCGACCTCGACAACGCGCTCGTCATCACCCTCAACTCCAAGGCGCAGCGGGTGTCGGTGTGCAACGCGGCCGAGACGTTGCTCGTGCACCGAGGAGTCGCCGAGGAGTTCCTGCCCCGGCTCGTCTCCGCGATGACGGAGCGCGGTGTGACCCTGCACGGGGACGAGCGCACCATCAACATCATCGGCTCCGCCACGCCGGCCACCGAGGTCGACTGGGCCACCGAGTACCTCTCGCACGACCTCGCCGTGCGGGTGGTCGACTCGTTGGCCGAGGCGGTCGAACACATCCGTCGATACTCCACCGGCCACACCGAGGCCATCGTCACCGACTCCACCTCAGCGGCACGCCAATTCGTCGCGCAGGTGGACTCGGCCGCGGTCATGGTCAACGCCTCCACCCGGTTCACCGACGGCGGCGAGTTCGGGTTCGGCGCGGAGATCGGTATCTCCACCCAGAAGCTGCACGCCCGCGGCCCGATGGGGCTGCCGGAGATGACCTCGACCAAGTACGTCATCACCGGAGACGGGCACGTCCGCCCCTGA
- a CDS encoding MarR family winged helix-turn-helix transcriptional regulator gives MSSDRAPVEAIEGALVRIRRDQQARRLHRRAAEDGAAARGAADAARFRYLDALDGAPRELAISEVAEAIGVDRPRASRLTRELIADGLVEHGSDARDSRYTRLRLTHSGQELVDAVRARRRRAVADALGGFTAEEARTLAVLLDRFVDAWPRGSN, from the coding sequence ATGTCGTCCGACCGTGCACCCGTGGAGGCGATCGAGGGCGCGCTGGTGCGCATCCGACGTGACCAGCAGGCCCGGCGGTTACACCGACGCGCCGCGGAGGACGGAGCGGCGGCCAGGGGAGCGGCGGACGCGGCGCGGTTCCGCTACCTGGACGCGCTGGACGGTGCGCCTCGAGAGCTGGCCATCTCGGAGGTCGCCGAGGCGATCGGTGTCGACCGACCGCGCGCCAGCCGCCTCACGAGGGAGCTGATCGCCGACGGATTGGTGGAACACGGCTCCGATGCGCGGGATTCGCGCTACACGCGTCTTCGCCTGACACACTCCGGACAGGAACTGGTGGACGCGGTGCGCGCGAGGCGCCGACGTGCTGTCGCCGACGCGCTCGGCGGGTTCACCGCCGAGGAGGCCCGGACGCTGGCGGTGCTCCTCGACCGCTTCGTGGACGCCTGGCCACGAGGATCCAACTAA
- a CDS encoding histidine phosphatase family protein has product MTETRRVLCWRHGQTRWNAEKRFQGQADIPLDEVGAAQAAHAARMLARLKPDGIVTSDLSRAASTAQALEAETGLTPNTDPGLRERSAGEWEGLNRDDIIARWPEEYAKFNVPGGEDMNDVGQRVAQAVDRGLATIPPHGLLVVVSHGGAIRAGITTLLGLPPEHRESLGPLGNCSWSVLGPSATGRWRLLEHNAASLPEERILSDDR; this is encoded by the coding sequence GTGACTGAAACACGACGTGTGCTGTGCTGGCGACACGGCCAAACACGGTGGAACGCCGAGAAACGATTCCAAGGCCAAGCCGACATCCCACTCGACGAGGTCGGCGCCGCCCAAGCCGCCCACGCCGCGCGCATGCTCGCCCGCCTCAAACCCGACGGGATCGTCACCTCCGACCTCAGCCGAGCCGCCAGCACAGCCCAAGCCCTCGAAGCCGAAACCGGCCTCACCCCCAACACCGACCCCGGACTACGCGAACGCTCCGCCGGTGAATGGGAAGGCCTCAACCGCGACGACATCATCGCCCGCTGGCCCGAGGAATACGCGAAGTTCAACGTCCCCGGCGGAGAGGACATGAACGACGTCGGCCAACGCGTCGCCCAAGCCGTCGACCGCGGACTCGCCACCATCCCCCCACACGGACTCCTCGTCGTCGTCAGCCACGGCGGAGCCATCCGCGCCGGCATCACCACCCTCCTCGGCCTCCCACCAGAACACCGAGAAAGCCTCGGCCCTCTCGGCAACTGCTCCTGGTCCGTCCTCGGCCCCTCCGCCACCGGCCGCTGGCGACTCCTCGAACACAACGCCGCCAGCCTCCCCGAAGAACGCATCCTCAGCGACGACCGCTAA
- a CDS encoding helix-turn-helix domain-containing protein, with product MSQPRIADVVMHPVRLRILHQLADRERTTSQLREALPDVTPATLYRHVGALLDAEVLTVVAERRVRGAVERTLALGPRTPHGDQEEVAAIGPAGMRQIYLVFLAQLSGQLDRFLESADPDLLALSGAAQTVLHVDGDDLAALQEGLAALLADYREAKPGKRRVTLSTVLLPDA from the coding sequence ATGTCCCAGCCTCGTATCGCCGACGTCGTGATGCACCCGGTGCGGTTGCGCATCCTGCACCAGCTCGCCGACCGTGAACGCACGACCTCCCAGTTGCGTGAGGCGTTGCCGGACGTCACACCGGCGACGCTCTACCGGCACGTGGGCGCGCTCCTCGACGCCGAAGTCCTCACCGTCGTCGCCGAGCGACGGGTCCGCGGGGCCGTCGAACGGACCCTCGCGCTCGGGCCACGAACGCCGCACGGCGATCAGGAGGAGGTCGCGGCCATCGGTCCGGCCGGGATGCGTCAGATCTATCTGGTGTTCCTGGCCCAGCTCAGTGGTCAGCTCGACCGGTTCCTCGAGTCCGCGGACCCGGACCTCCTCGCGTTGTCCGGTGCCGCGCAGACCGTCCTGCACGTCGACGGGGACGATCTCGCCGCCCTCCAGGAAGGGCTGGCCGCTCTCCTGGCGGACTACCGGGAAGCGAAACCCGGGAAGCGGCGAGTCACCCTGTCGACGGTCCTGCTCCCTGACGCCTGA
- the rsfS gene encoding ribosome silencing factor has product MTATPRAVELVNVAAEAAAEKLAKDIIAYDVSDQLVITDAFVLCSAPNDRQVRSVVDEIEDRLRAAGAKSVRREGERDGRWVLLDYVDIVVHIQHDEDREYYGLERLWKDCPEIPLPVKNSSGD; this is encoded by the coding sequence GTGACCGCAACTCCAAGAGCCGTCGAGCTGGTCAACGTCGCCGCCGAAGCGGCCGCCGAAAAGCTCGCCAAAGACATCATCGCCTACGACGTGAGCGACCAGCTCGTCATCACAGACGCCTTCGTCCTCTGCTCCGCACCCAACGACCGCCAGGTCCGATCCGTCGTCGACGAGATCGAGGACCGGCTGCGCGCCGCCGGAGCCAAGAGCGTACGACGAGAAGGCGAACGAGACGGCCGCTGGGTCCTCCTCGACTACGTCGACATCGTCGTGCACATCCAACACGACGAGGACCGCGAGTACTACGGACTCGAACGCCTCTGGAAAGACTGCCCCGAGATCCCACTGCCAGTGAAGAACTCCAGCGGTGACTGA